Proteins from one Clostridium cellulovorans 743B genomic window:
- a CDS encoding 3-oxoacyl-ACP synthase III family protein, with protein sequence MENVKIREIEVYHGKNIVDNEYYIEHFKKQGKDIKKFFEETMGRRNRYEINRDTENALTMAIQSSQAVLEKSKLTGKDIDMIVYSGMLAEYVSPTSALFIHNAIKGKEECFCHDMNGNCIGMTYALDLVFRYMSSNPQINRLLLVGSDYLTPQVSPENEECYGQYGDVACALILERTDEDCKLIDTKISVNTDFIDYVRFPKCGFSHIYDTPKEDVYVDWKSFGTWWIDGAVENINSMLDKSNLAINDISMFCFSQIAYKNVATLREKLGIGTEKALYVADTYGYTGTTSPFLVFYEGIKNGQVKRGDYVVFCTVAAGSTHISLLLKY encoded by the coding sequence ATGGAAAACGTTAAAATAAGAGAAATTGAAGTGTATCATGGAAAGAATATTGTTGATAATGAGTATTATATAGAGCACTTCAAAAAACAAGGAAAAGATATTAAAAAATTTTTTGAAGAGACTATGGGTAGGAGAAATAGATATGAAATTAATAGAGATACTGAAAATGCACTGACTATGGCTATACAATCTTCACAAGCTGTATTAGAAAAGTCAAAGCTTACTGGAAAAGATATAGATATGATTGTATATTCAGGTATGTTAGCTGAATATGTCTCACCAACTTCTGCTCTATTTATTCATAATGCAATTAAAGGTAAAGAAGAATGTTTCTGTCATGATATGAATGGAAACTGTATTGGAATGACATATGCTCTAGATTTAGTTTTTAGATATATGTCTTCTAATCCTCAAATAAATAGATTACTTTTAGTTGGTAGTGATTATCTTACACCACAAGTTAGCCCTGAAAATGAGGAGTGTTATGGTCAGTATGGAGACGTTGCATGTGCACTCATTTTAGAAAGAACTGATGAAGATTGTAAATTGATTGACACTAAAATAAGCGTCAATACTGATTTTATTGATTACGTTAGATTTCCTAAGTGCGGATTTTCGCACATCTATGATACTCCTAAAGAGGATGTATATGTGGATTGGAAGTCATTTGGTACTTGGTGGATAGATGGAGCTGTTGAAAATATAAATTCAATGTTAGATAAAAGTAATTTAGCTATTAACGATATTTCTATGTTTTGCTTTTCTCAAATTGCGTACAAAAATGTAGCTACTCTACGTGAGAAACTTGGGATAGGTACAGAAAAGGCTCTGTATGTTGCGGATACTTACGGATATACAGGGACAACTAGTCCATTTCTTGTATTTTATGAAGGAATAAAAAATGGACAAGTTAAGCGTGGTGATTATGTAGTATTTTGTACAGTTGCTGCTGGATCAACTCATATATCTTTACTATTAAAGTATTAA
- a CDS encoding AMP-binding protein: MELINETIGSYTSKIFNKFADKEALVYAEDGRRFTYKELGYQIDMIAKSLISIGIKKGDHIALLSSNSPEWIIVFLATLKIGAVCVCLSYSSTEEEIDYMLKQSESTILIVSDKDMIEKVDLEKFDYLKITIKMKTLFSLGLIMSQMKRVLDDELIAISSNVLPTDMATILYTSGTTGNPKGIMFNHKAVLNGPLSFIKNFKYTSEDTILVTLPLNHILGGKYTAILGLLAGSKVALMKKFKTSVALKTIESERCTGFHGVPTMYQYLLSNHNSYDISSLRVGMIAGAVSSETLMKDIMEQLHITELNNTFGQTETLGVTQTTVYDKDDPKINTVGKPVEHVEIKICDPETGVTLPANTEGELYVKSAYSMLGYYNNPTATEVTMVDNWIRTGDVAFIDEEGYLSIKGRLKDVIIRGGENISPTDIENHLIMHPDIENAIIVGVPDKIHGEEIFAFIKLKETSTGLTREDIINFLSGKISRYKFPKYVEFIDLFPLTSTGKIKRNSLREIATEKINPSSIGEVAAN, from the coding sequence ATGGAATTAATTAATGAAACTATAGGATCATATACGAGTAAAATATTCAACAAGTTTGCTGATAAGGAAGCTTTAGTTTATGCGGAAGATGGAAGAAGATTTACATATAAAGAACTTGGATACCAAATAGATATGATAGCGAAAAGCTTAATATCTATTGGAATAAAGAAAGGTGATCACATAGCTCTGTTATCAAGTAATTCACCAGAATGGATAATAGTATTTTTAGCAACATTAAAAATAGGTGCTGTCTGCGTATGTTTAAGTTATTCATCGACGGAAGAAGAAATAGACTATATGTTAAAACAATCCGAATCAACAATTTTAATCGTGAGTGATAAAGATATGATTGAAAAGGTTGACTTAGAAAAATTTGATTACCTTAAAATAACAATAAAAATGAAAACTTTATTTAGCTTAGGTCTTATTATGTCTCAAATGAAAAGAGTATTAGATGATGAACTTATAGCTATTTCAAGTAATGTTTTACCAACTGATATGGCTACAATTTTATATACCTCAGGAACTACTGGAAATCCAAAAGGAATTATGTTTAACCATAAAGCGGTACTAAATGGTCCACTTTCATTTATTAAAAACTTTAAATATACATCAGAAGATACTATTTTAGTTACATTGCCATTAAATCATATATTAGGTGGTAAATATACAGCAATCCTTGGATTATTAGCTGGTAGTAAAGTAGCTCTAATGAAAAAATTCAAAACCTCTGTTGCACTTAAGACAATTGAAAGTGAAAGATGTACTGGTTTTCATGGAGTTCCAACAATGTATCAATATTTATTAAGTAATCACAATTCATACGATATTTCTAGTTTAAGGGTAGGAATGATTGCAGGAGCAGTTTCTTCAGAAACACTTATGAAGGATATAATGGAGCAGCTTCACATTACTGAATTAAATAATACTTTTGGACAAACTGAGACACTAGGGGTTACTCAAACTACAGTCTATGACAAAGATGATCCTAAAATAAATACTGTAGGAAAGCCTGTTGAGCATGTGGAAATAAAAATTTGTGACCCTGAAACTGGAGTAACGCTCCCTGCTAATACTGAAGGTGAATTATATGTAAAAAGTGCATATAGCATGCTGGGATACTATAATAATCCTACAGCAACAGAGGTTACTATGGTTGATAATTGGATTCGTACAGGTGATGTTGCTTTTATAGATGAAGAGGGATATTTATCTATAAAAGGACGACTTAAAGATGTAATAATCCGAGGTGGAGAAAATATCTCTCCAACGGATATTGAAAATCATCTTATTATGCATCCTGATATTGAAAATGCAATAATTGTTGGGGTGCCAGATAAAATTCATGGAGAGGAAATATTTGCTTTCATTAAATTGAAAGAAACTTCTACAGGATTAACTAGAGAAGATATAATAAATTTTTTATCTGGAAAAATATCAAGATATAAGTTTCCTAAGTATGTAGAATTTATAGATTTATTTCCATTGACGTCAACCGGAAAAATTAAACGAAATTCCCTAAGAGAAATTGCAACTGAAAAAATCAATCCAAGTTCAATAGGGGAAGTTGCTGCTAATTAA
- a CDS encoding YveK family protein, translating into MEEERALVLGDFIRIFKKQIKLILLITILSTFLAGILSFLIIEPTYEAKSTIVVGKADRGSNDNPKYQFDDIMMYKNLITTYAEIGRSASVAENASKMLKDVSTKDILDSIIVIPKEDTQLIEFKVQNENPQEAYRILNAVCNAFMEEGERIYSGQNIKVIDGAKIPEEPIKPNKLLNIAIAFFIGMVVSMGLAVLREYMDNTLKVEEDINKYLGIPVIGVIPKDVGKY; encoded by the coding sequence ATGGAAGAAGAAAGAGCTTTAGTTTTAGGTGATTTTATACGTATCTTTAAAAAACAAATAAAGCTAATACTTTTAATAACTATATTAAGTACTTTTCTAGCTGGGATTTTAAGTTTTTTAATAATAGAACCTACCTATGAAGCCAAGTCAACTATTGTAGTAGGAAAAGCTGATAGGGGATCAAATGATAATCCTAAGTATCAATTTGATGACATAATGATGTATAAAAATCTTATAACAACTTATGCAGAGATAGGGCGGTCAGCATCTGTTGCGGAAAATGCATCAAAAATGTTAAAGGATGTTTCTACAAAGGATATTTTAGATTCTATAATTGTCATTCCAAAGGAGGATACTCAGCTTATTGAATTTAAAGTACAGAATGAGAATCCTCAAGAAGCTTATCGCATTTTAAATGCTGTTTGTAATGCATTTATGGAAGAAGGAGAAAGAATATACTCAGGTCAAAATATTAAGGTAATAGATGGAGCGAAAATCCCAGAAGAACCTATAAAACCAAATAAGCTTTTGAATATTGCTATAGCTTTCTTTATAGGAATGGTGGTTTCAATGGGGCTTGCTGTATTACGTGAATATATGGATAACACATTAAAAGTTGAGGAAGATATAAATAAATATTTAGGAATTCCAGTAATCGGAGTTATACCTAAAGACGTGGGTAAATATTAA
- a CDS encoding CpsD/CapB family tyrosine-protein kinase, which translates to MNNNRLITVEHPNSQISEAYRTLRTNIQFSSLDKNVKTIVVTSSVAGEGKSTTCANLGVVMAENGYNTILIDCDFRNPSLHRQFNIPNRKGLLGFLEGNALFSESVQKTKVSNLDIAMVGTKANNPSKLISSEKLKNLIEDLKETYDYIIIDTPPVTIATDAQLLSTYADGCVLVVASSQVEKAAALKAKALLEKVKAKILGVVLNKLDVKQNGYY; encoded by the coding sequence ATGAATAATAATAGATTAATCACTGTAGAGCATCCTAATTCTCAAATTTCAGAAGCCTACAGAACATTAAGGACAAATATTCAATTTTCATCCTTGGATAAGAATGTAAAAACAATTGTTGTTACTAGCTCTGTAGCAGGGGAAGGTAAGTCTACCACCTGTGCTAATTTGGGTGTAGTCATGGCTGAAAACGGATATAACACTATTTTGATTGATTGCGATTTTAGAAATCCAAGCCTTCATAGGCAATTTAATATACCAAATAGAAAAGGACTACTAGGCTTTTTGGAAGGTAACGCATTGTTTTCGGAATCAGTTCAAAAGACAAAAGTATCTAACTTAGATATAGCTATGGTTGGAACAAAAGCCAACAATCCATCTAAGTTAATTTCATCTGAAAAGCTTAAGAATCTTATTGAGGATTTGAAGGAGACTTATGATTATATAATAATAGATACGCCACCTGTGACAATAGCAACAGATGCTCAATTACTTTCTACTTATGCAGATGGATGTGTTCTTGTAGTTGCTTCGTCACAAGTAGAAAAAGCTGCAGCTCTAAAAGCAAAGGCGCTTTTAGAGAAAGTAAAAGCTAAGATATTAGGAGTAGTATTAAATAAGTTGGATGTTAAACAGAATGGTTATTACTGA
- a CDS encoding sugar isomerase, with the protein MSSITQIFIYLMLLEAGVGEATIQALYKPLTVDDKESLNGILSATSRYYNKTGKFYLLTVVIISILYPIITKSQINSVTISLVILFTGVVGVINYFLQAKFKLLLIAEGKTYIITTANLVVNTLSNITKIVLLLLNFNILIIQISYFIISFLQMFLIWIYIKKHYKWIDLKVKPDYSAISQKNSVLVHQISGMVFYNTDVLILTFFCGFAVVSVYTMYNLIFQMISSVITNISSGVIFVLGSSYFEDKEKFLDLYNSFESYYMSIVFALSTISYILILPFMKLYTAGITDVNYIDTLLPTMFAILNLLSYVRMPGVYSINIAGHFKKTQYRSIFESVINIIVSLICVNFFGIYGVLIGSITALLYRTNDIILYTSKQIIKRNSLITYKKCFINIAILFIIVFLVSKFNLSIESYSEFLIIGSLLLITVIPLFFISMAALDIKSFNYCIGFSKKYLNKLRNK; encoded by the coding sequence ATGTCATCCATAACTCAAATTTTTATTTATCTGATGCTGTTAGAGGCTGGAGTGGGTGAAGCTACTATTCAGGCACTTTATAAGCCTTTAACCGTAGATGATAAAGAAAGTTTAAATGGTATATTGTCTGCAACCTCAAGATACTATAATAAAACAGGAAAGTTCTACTTGTTAACTGTTGTTATTATTTCAATATTGTACCCTATAATCACCAAATCACAAATAAATAGTGTCACTATTTCACTAGTAATACTATTTACAGGTGTGGTTGGTGTTATAAATTATTTTTTACAAGCAAAATTCAAATTACTTTTAATTGCTGAAGGCAAAACATATATAATAACAACTGCAAACTTAGTTGTAAACACCTTAAGCAATATCACAAAAATAGTCCTACTTTTATTAAACTTTAATATATTAATAATTCAAATATCTTATTTTATAATAAGCTTCTTACAGATGTTTTTAATTTGGATTTATATAAAGAAGCATTATAAGTGGATAGATTTAAAGGTTAAACCAGATTATTCAGCTATATCGCAAAAAAACTCAGTATTAGTACATCAAATATCAGGTATGGTCTTTTACAATACAGACGTACTTATACTAACTTTTTTTTGTGGCTTTGCTGTAGTAAGTGTTTATACAATGTACAATCTAATATTTCAAATGATTAGCAGTGTAATAACTAATATAAGTTCTGGGGTAATTTTTGTATTAGGCTCTTCATACTTTGAAGATAAAGAAAAATTTTTAGACTTATACAATTCATTTGAATCCTATTACATGTCGATAGTTTTTGCTTTATCAACTATTAGTTATATACTAATATTACCCTTCATGAAGCTCTATACCGCTGGAATAACAGATGTAAATTATATAGACACCTTGTTACCTACTATGTTTGCTATTTTAAATTTATTATCTTATGTACGAATGCCAGGGGTTTATTCCATAAATATTGCAGGACATTTTAAAAAAACACAATATAGATCAATTTTTGAATCTGTAATTAATATTATAGTTTCACTTATATGTGTAAATTTTTTTGGCATTTATGGAGTACTAATTGGCTCAATCACTGCATTACTCTACAGGACAAATGATATAATACTATATACAAGCAAGCAAATCATAAAAAGAAATTCACTGATTACTTATAAAAAATGCTTTATAAACATAGCAATTCTTTTCATTATAGTATTTCTTGTATCTAAATTTAATCTATCAATTGAATCCTATAGTGAATTTTTGATAATAGGTAGCCTATTACTAATTACGGTAATTCCATTATTTTTTATATCTATGGCTGCATTGGATATTAAATCCTTTAATTACTGCATAGGCTTCTCAAAAAAATATTTAAATAAACTTCGGAATAAGTGA